A portion of the Deinococcus peraridilitoris DSM 19664 genome contains these proteins:
- a CDS encoding DUF4395 domain-containing protein encodes MNTETTTLKFNQISIVTITTLAVLTQTPWLLACLAAILLLGSWRGEIALFKQLWQRGLRRALGVKPQVVEDDPRAHNFAQTVGGIVLALAALASFAGAPLIGTVLAITVIALALLNLTTHICVGCLLYFQYKMLRFRLRTSR; translated from the coding sequence TTGAACACCGAAACCACCACCCTCAAGTTCAACCAGATCAGCATCGTCACCATCACGACCCTGGCCGTGCTGACACAAACGCCCTGGTTGCTCGCCTGTCTGGCGGCCATTTTGCTGCTGGGCAGCTGGCGGGGCGAGATCGCGCTGTTCAAGCAGCTGTGGCAGCGCGGTCTGAGGCGCGCCCTCGGGGTCAAGCCACAAGTGGTCGAAGACGACCCGCGCGCGCACAACTTCGCGCAGACCGTCGGCGGAATCGTCCTTGCCCTCGCCGCGCTCGCCTCCTTTGCCGGTGCACCCCTGATCGGCACAGTTCTCGCCATCACGGTCATCGCGCTCGCGCTGCTCAACCTCACCACCCATATCTGCGTCGGTTGCCTGCTGTATTTCCAGTACAAGATGCTGCGCTTCCGTTTGCGTACCAGCCGCTGA
- the hutU gene encoding urocanate hydratase, which produces MQDTVVRAQRGNTRTAKGWIQEAAKRMLMNNLDPEVAEKPQDLIVYGGRGKAARDWPSFWRIVETLDRLENDQTLLVQSGKPVAVLKTHELAPRVLIANSNLVPQWSNWEVFDRLEKAGLMMYGQMTAGSWIYIGTQGILQGTYETFASAAQKHFGGSLKGTITVTAGLGGMGGAQPLAVKLAGGVSINIEIDPTRIQRRLETRYLDEVASSLDDALMRATQAKREGRALSVGLCDNAAQVLPELVARGFTPDLVTDQTSSHDPMWGYLPPARADEDLNTLRDRNPDEYLRRTREAIAGHVQAILELQRRGAVAFDYGNNLREQARLAGVTDAFDYPGFVPAFIRDSFCEGRGPFRWVALSGDSADIRATDRALLELFPEDARLQNWLTYAADQIAFQGLPARICWLGYRERDRAGRLFNEMVRDGRLSAPVVIGRDHLDAGSVASPYRETEAMLDGSDAVSDWPLLNFATGVASGAAWMSFHHGGGVGMGYSQHSGLVAVADGSDEAEKRLQLCLTNDPAMGVIRHADAGYGKAVSVARERGLDLPSLERSDSSGGH; this is translated from the coding sequence ATGCAGGACACCGTCGTTCGCGCCCAGCGGGGCAACACCCGCACGGCCAAAGGCTGGATTCAGGAAGCCGCCAAGCGCATGCTGATGAACAATCTCGACCCGGAAGTCGCCGAAAAGCCTCAGGACCTGATCGTCTACGGTGGCCGGGGCAAGGCCGCACGCGACTGGCCGAGCTTCTGGCGCATCGTCGAGACGCTCGACCGGCTCGAGAACGACCAGACGCTGCTGGTGCAGTCCGGCAAGCCTGTGGCGGTCTTGAAAACCCACGAGCTCGCGCCACGCGTGCTGATCGCCAACTCGAACCTGGTGCCGCAATGGTCGAACTGGGAAGTCTTCGACCGACTGGAGAAAGCGGGCCTGATGATGTACGGGCAGATGACCGCGGGCTCGTGGATCTACATCGGCACCCAGGGCATTCTGCAGGGCACCTACGAAACCTTTGCCAGTGCGGCGCAGAAGCACTTCGGCGGCAGCCTGAAGGGCACCATCACGGTCACGGCGGGTCTGGGCGGCATGGGCGGCGCGCAGCCGCTCGCCGTGAAGTTGGCGGGGGGCGTGAGCATCAACATCGAGATCGATCCCACGCGCATACAGCGCCGGCTGGAAACGCGCTACCTCGACGAGGTGGCGAGCAGCCTCGACGACGCGCTGATGCGGGCCACTCAGGCCAAGCGCGAAGGACGCGCCCTGTCGGTTGGCCTGTGCGACAACGCCGCGCAGGTGCTTCCCGAACTGGTGGCGCGCGGCTTCACGCCCGACCTGGTCACCGACCAGACGAGTTCACACGACCCCATGTGGGGCTACCTCCCCCCGGCACGGGCCGACGAGGACCTGAACACGCTGCGAGACCGCAATCCCGACGAGTACCTGCGGCGAACCCGTGAAGCCATCGCCGGGCACGTGCAGGCCATTCTGGAGCTGCAGCGGCGCGGCGCGGTCGCCTTCGATTACGGCAACAACCTGCGCGAGCAGGCCCGGTTGGCAGGCGTCACGGACGCCTTCGACTACCCTGGTTTCGTGCCCGCCTTTATCCGTGATTCCTTCTGCGAAGGGCGCGGGCCCTTTCGCTGGGTGGCGCTCAGCGGCGACAGCGCCGACATCCGCGCGACCGACCGGGCGCTGCTGGAACTCTTTCCCGAAGACGCGCGGCTGCAGAACTGGCTCACCTACGCGGCCGACCAGATCGCCTTTCAGGGCCTGCCCGCCCGCATCTGCTGGCTCGGCTACCGCGAGCGCGACCGGGCCGGGCGGCTTTTCAACGAGATGGTGCGCGACGGTCGCCTCTCGGCGCCGGTGGTCATCGGGCGTGATCACCTCGACGCGGGGTCGGTCGCCAGTCCCTACCGTGAGACCGAGGCGATGCTGGACGGCTCGGACGCCGTGAGCGACTGGCCACTGCTGAACTTCGCGACCGGCGTGGCGTCGGGTGCGGCCTGGATGAGCTTTCATCACGGAGGCGGGGTCGGCATGGGATACAGCCAGCACTCGGGACTGGTGGCCGTCGCCGACGGCAGCGACGAGGCCGAGAAAAGACTGCAGCTGTGCCTCACCAACGACCCGGCGATGGGCGTGATCCGCCACGCCGACGCCGGGTACGGCAAGGCCGTCAGCGTGGCCCGCGAGCGGGGCCTCGACCTGCCCAGCCTCGAGCGGTCGGACTCCAGCGGAGGACATTGA
- the hutI gene encoding imidazolonepropionase, with translation MHADLLLTNISQLATPRAIPQRGTSQGELAVVRDAALAVRGQQVCWAGPRSDWPGEAEREIDLGGRAVVPGLIDPHTHAVWAGDRLADFEARVKGESYEAILARGGGIRSTVRATADASIEELVTLARPRLQSLVRSGATTVEIKSGYGLSIEAELRMLRAIRELQREVTAWLVPTLLIHVPPTEGRGAYLREVREELIPLVAREQLAVALDVFVEREAFSVREAEELLDCAVRHGLRGKLHADQFHPLGGTEMAAARRALSVDHLEASGDEQLAALAASDTVATLLPGVTLHLGLAAGRARALLEAGAIVALGTDLNPGSSPLFSAQLALALGVRLCGMTPAEALVAMTANAAYALDLHDRGVLAAGRRADFLVLESGNWRDITYTLGGNPVSEVWIGGRRAG, from the coding sequence ATGCACGCTGACCTGCTGCTTACGAACATCTCGCAGCTGGCCACACCCAGGGCCATTCCACAGCGCGGCACCTCGCAGGGAGAGCTCGCGGTCGTTCGCGACGCGGCGTTGGCGGTGCGGGGCCAGCAGGTGTGCTGGGCCGGGCCGAGGTCGGACTGGCCCGGCGAGGCAGAGCGTGAGATCGATCTGGGCGGTCGGGCCGTGGTTCCGGGGCTGATCGATCCGCACACCCACGCGGTCTGGGCCGGTGACCGCCTGGCTGATTTCGAGGCGCGTGTCAAAGGTGAATCTTACGAGGCCATCCTGGCGCGCGGAGGCGGGATTCGCAGCACGGTGCGGGCCACCGCGGACGCCAGCATCGAGGAGCTTGTGACGCTGGCCCGGCCCCGTCTGCAGAGCCTCGTGCGCTCGGGCGCGACCACGGTCGAAATCAAATCCGGCTACGGCCTGAGCATCGAGGCAGAACTGCGCATGCTGCGCGCCATCCGCGAGCTGCAGCGTGAGGTGACCGCCTGGCTGGTGCCGACGCTGCTGATTCACGTGCCGCCCACCGAGGGGCGCGGGGCGTACCTGCGTGAAGTGCGCGAGGAGCTTATCCCGCTCGTGGCGCGTGAGCAGCTCGCCGTGGCGCTGGATGTCTTTGTGGAGCGCGAGGCCTTTAGCGTCCGGGAAGCCGAGGAGCTGCTCGATTGCGCCGTCCGGCACGGCCTGCGGGGCAAGCTGCACGCCGACCAGTTTCACCCCCTGGGTGGCACGGAGATGGCCGCCGCGCGGCGCGCCCTCTCGGTCGATCATCTGGAAGCGTCGGGAGATGAGCAGCTTGCGGCCCTGGCCGCTTCGGACACGGTCGCGACCCTGCTGCCCGGCGTGACCCTGCACCTGGGCTTGGCGGCGGGCCGGGCGCGCGCGCTTCTTGAGGCGGGTGCCATCGTGGCGCTGGGCACCGACCTGAATCCCGGGTCGAGCCCGCTGTTCTCAGCGCAGCTGGCGTTGGCATTGGGGGTGCGCCTGTGTGGTATGACACCCGCCGAGGCGCTCGTGGCGATGACTGCAAACGCCGCATACGCGCTCGATTTACACGACCGTGGCGTGCTCGCCGCGGGCAGGCGCGCGGACTTCCTGGTGCTGGAAAGCGGTAATTGGCGTGACATCACGTATACCCTCGGGGGAAACCCCGTGTCGGAAGTCTGGATTGGTGGGAGGAGAGCAGGATGA
- a CDS encoding DUF4212 domain-containing protein yields the protein MSNQDGRTIEQASRVGYWKANIRLTLILLAIWFFVAYVLGILLAPTLNGLGRIGGAPLGFWIAHQGAIYVFIALIIVYAVRMRRLDQQFGVED from the coding sequence ATGAGCAATCAGGACGGTCGCACCATCGAACAGGCCAGCCGTGTCGGGTACTGGAAGGCGAACATCCGCCTCACCCTGATTCTGCTGGCCATCTGGTTTTTCGTGGCCTATGTGCTGGGCATCCTGCTGGCCCCCACGCTGAACGGGCTGGGCCGCATCGGCGGAGCGCCGCTGGGCTTTTGGATCGCACATCAGGGAGCCATCTACGTGTTCATCGCCCTCATCATCGTCTATGCCGTGCGCATGCGGCGTCTCGACCAGCAGTTCGGCGTGGAGGACTGA
- the hutH gene encoding histidine ammonia-lyase, with the protein MKLDRQLTLQEFIGVARGSEQVELSEAARVRIEKARAFVETLVDGEEAVYGVNTGFGKFATVRVARHQLEELQRNLILSHAIGVGEVLPTEVVRGMMMLRAQSLALGHSGIRLEVVEQLLALLNARVHPVVPAQGSVGASGDLAPLAHLALALIGEGEVEFGGQVWPARSVLEQLNLAPLVLQAKEGLALINGTQLMGSLLALAAHDMRRLLSCANLAAAMTVEALRGSHKPFAEGVVRLRPHPGALEVAAEIRALLRGSEIAPSHATCGRVQDAYSLRAVPQVHGASLDALTNTLRVLETEFASVTDNPLIFPDEGEVVSGGNFHGQPLALSADALTVAVAELASISERRIEQLLNPALSGLPAFLTPEGGLNSGLMIAQYTAAALVSENKVLSHPASVDSIPTSANQEDHVSMGAHAVRKLRTVLDNSFTVVAIELLCAAQALEFQPLRAGKGVDRAYREVRELVAPLQHDRYYKPDLDRLRTAIRSEGWAGLAPVASS; encoded by the coding sequence ATGAAGCTGGACCGGCAGTTGACGTTGCAGGAATTTATTGGGGTGGCCCGGGGCTCTGAGCAGGTGGAGCTCAGCGAAGCGGCCCGGGTGCGCATCGAAAAAGCGCGCGCCTTTGTCGAGACGCTCGTCGACGGTGAAGAGGCCGTATACGGCGTGAACACCGGCTTCGGCAAGTTCGCGACCGTGCGTGTGGCACGCCACCAGCTGGAAGAGTTACAGCGGAACCTGATCCTTTCGCACGCCATCGGGGTGGGTGAGGTGCTGCCCACCGAGGTGGTGCGCGGCATGATGATGCTGCGTGCGCAATCCCTGGCGCTGGGGCATTCCGGAATCCGCCTGGAAGTCGTGGAGCAGCTGCTGGCATTGCTGAACGCCCGGGTGCATCCGGTCGTTCCGGCGCAGGGCTCAGTGGGAGCGTCGGGCGATCTGGCGCCGCTGGCGCACCTGGCACTCGCGTTGATCGGCGAGGGCGAGGTGGAGTTCGGCGGTCAGGTGTGGCCCGCGCGCAGCGTGCTCGAACAGCTGAATCTCGCGCCCCTGGTGCTGCAGGCCAAAGAGGGCCTGGCGCTCATCAACGGCACGCAGCTGATGGGCAGCCTGCTGGCCCTCGCCGCGCATGACATGCGGCGGCTGCTGTCATGCGCCAATCTGGCGGCTGCCATGACGGTCGAGGCGCTGCGCGGCAGCCACAAACCTTTTGCCGAGGGTGTGGTTCGCCTGAGGCCGCATCCGGGCGCGCTGGAGGTGGCCGCCGAGATTCGCGCGCTGCTGAGGGGGTCCGAGATTGCCCCTTCCCACGCGACTTGCGGCCGGGTGCAGGACGCCTACTCGCTGCGTGCAGTTCCGCAGGTGCACGGCGCCAGCCTGGACGCCCTCACCAACACCCTGCGCGTGCTGGAGACCGAGTTCGCCTCTGTCACCGACAACCCGCTGATCTTTCCCGACGAGGGCGAGGTCGTCTCGGGCGGCAACTTTCACGGGCAGCCGCTGGCGCTCAGCGCCGACGCGCTCACGGTGGCCGTGGCCGAACTGGCGAGCATCAGCGAGCGGCGAATCGAGCAGCTGCTCAATCCCGCCCTCTCCGGGCTTCCCGCCTTCCTGACGCCGGAGGGTGGGCTGAATTCTGGTCTGATGATCGCGCAGTACACGGCGGCCGCCCTGGTGAGTGAAAACAAGGTGCTTTCGCACCCCGCGAGCGTGGACAGCATTCCGACCAGCGCCAACCAGGAAGACCACGTCAGCATGGGCGCGCACGCGGTCCGCAAACTGCGCACGGTGCTGGACAACAGCTTCACGGTGGTCGCCATCGAACTGCTGTGCGCGGCGCAGGCCCTGGAGTTCCAGCCACTGCGCGCGGGCAAAGGCGTGGACCGCGCCTACCGGGAAGTGCGCGAGCTGGTTGCTCCCCTGCAGCACGACCGCTACTACAAGCCCGACCTCGACCGGCTGCGTACGGCCATCCGCAGCGAAGGGTGGGCCGGTTTGGCGCCTGTGGCCTCATCGTGA
- a CDS encoding Rrf2 family transcriptional regulator has product MRLSSTDIYAFQALGYLGLQDPTRWISSDEISEKTRVARPYLVRILAMLSSKGVVKSKKGIGGGYALARKPHLISLCEVVRAVDGPVAPLSCISLNWHEECVEQDRCHARNTVYKRMRDAMLGVLQEFSVADLVQDARAKVDYGHCLTHLLRPNA; this is encoded by the coding sequence ATGCGGCTTTCCTCGACGGACATCTACGCGTTTCAGGCACTGGGCTACCTGGGGCTGCAGGACCCGACCCGCTGGATCAGCAGCGACGAGATCAGCGAGAAAACCCGGGTGGCGCGTCCTTACCTGGTGCGTATTCTGGCAATGCTGTCCAGCAAGGGCGTCGTGAAATCCAAAAAGGGAATCGGCGGAGGGTACGCCCTGGCGCGCAAGCCGCACCTGATCAGTTTGTGCGAGGTGGTGCGCGCGGTGGACGGGCCAGTGGCTCCCCTGTCGTGCATCAGCCTCAACTGGCATGAGGAGTGCGTGGAGCAGGATCGCTGCCACGCGCGCAACACAGTGTACAAACGCATGCGTGACGCGATGCTCGGGGTGCTGCAGGAGTTCAGCGTGGCTGACCTCGTGCAGGACGCACGGGCCAAGGTGGATTACGGGCACTGCCTGACCCACCTGCTGCGTCCGAACGCGTGA
- a CDS encoding sodium:solute symporter family protein has product MSDVQLWTYALVILSFSVYIGIALYTRVSDTKSFYIAGQGVPPLWNGMAIAADWMSAASFLSITGLIAFMGYDGAVYLMGWTGGYVLLALLLAPFLRKFGKFTVPDFVGDRYNSQSLRALAALTAVLISFVYVAGQMRGVGVVFSRFLDVPINTGVIIGVFIVFLYAGLSGMRGITWTQVAQYMVLIVAFLIPSIAISLQLSGNPLPQIGFLNVIPTLNQIQQDLGFSAYTAQTRTTLDIFCITMALMVGTAGLPHVITRFYTTPNVTGARTSAIYAILFIAALYTTVPALAVFAKTNLINQVNNRPYAEVPAWFKNWESTRLLVFSDKNGDGLIQYRPGNAFLAQRDGRPDFAQPNPDSQNELYIDNDIMVLATPEVANLSPFIIGLVAAGGLAAALSTASGLLITVSGAVAHDLYYRVFSPNASERSRLLAGRITVGLAAIAAGYFGINPPGFVAQVVALAFGLAAASFFPLLVLGIFDKRMNWQGAMAGLIVGLTFTIIYIVHFTPSLGGTGAPANLWFGISTQGIGVIGMLLNFITALIVSRLTPAPNAEIQELVESVRYPAGAGAASAAH; this is encoded by the coding sequence GTGAGTGACGTTCAACTGTGGACGTACGCGCTGGTGATTCTCAGTTTCAGTGTATACATCGGTATCGCGCTGTACACCCGTGTCAGCGACACCAAATCCTTTTACATCGCCGGGCAGGGCGTTCCCCCCTTGTGGAACGGTATGGCCATTGCTGCTGACTGGATGTCGGCAGCGTCCTTTCTGTCGATCACCGGCCTGATTGCCTTTATGGGATACGACGGCGCCGTCTATCTGATGGGCTGGACCGGGGGATACGTGCTGCTGGCCCTGCTGCTGGCGCCTTTCCTGCGCAAGTTCGGCAAGTTCACCGTGCCCGATTTTGTGGGTGACCGGTACAATTCGCAGTCCCTGCGGGCCCTGGCAGCGCTCACGGCCGTGCTGATCTCGTTCGTGTACGTGGCGGGGCAGATGCGCGGCGTGGGCGTGGTCTTTTCGCGCTTTCTGGACGTGCCGATCAACACCGGCGTGATCATTGGCGTATTCATCGTGTTTCTGTATGCGGGTCTGTCGGGCATGCGCGGCATCACCTGGACACAGGTGGCGCAGTACATGGTGCTGATCGTCGCCTTTCTGATCCCGTCCATCGCCATCAGCTTGCAGCTGAGCGGCAATCCGCTTCCTCAAATTGGCTTTCTGAACGTCATTCCGACGCTCAACCAGATTCAGCAGGACTTGGGATTCAGCGCCTACACAGCGCAGACCCGCACGACCCTGGACATTTTCTGCATCACGATGGCCCTGATGGTCGGCACCGCCGGGCTGCCGCACGTCATCACGCGTTTCTACACCACCCCGAACGTCACAGGGGCGCGTACCAGCGCCATCTACGCCATTCTTTTCATCGCGGCGCTCTACACCACCGTTCCGGCCCTGGCAGTTTTCGCCAAGACCAACCTGATCAATCAGGTGAACAACCGCCCCTACGCCGAGGTGCCCGCCTGGTTCAAGAACTGGGAAAGCACGCGCCTGCTGGTCTTCTCGGACAAGAACGGCGACGGCCTGATTCAGTACCGTCCGGGCAACGCCTTCCTGGCCCAGCGTGATGGACGCCCGGACTTCGCCCAGCCCAATCCGGACAGCCAGAACGAGCTGTATATCGACAACGACATCATGGTGCTTGCTACCCCCGAGGTCGCCAACCTCTCGCCTTTCATCATCGGTCTGGTGGCCGCCGGTGGCCTGGCCGCCGCGCTCTCGACCGCTTCAGGCCTGCTGATCACCGTCTCGGGGGCGGTCGCGCATGACCTGTATTACCGGGTCTTTTCACCGAACGCCTCGGAGCGCTCGCGTCTGCTCGCCGGACGGATCACGGTAGGACTGGCCGCCATTGCCGCCGGATACTTCGGCATCAATCCGCCCGGTTTCGTGGCGCAGGTGGTGGCACTCGCTTTCGGACTGGCCGCCGCGAGTTTCTTTCCGCTGCTGGTGCTGGGCATTTTCGACAAGCGCATGAACTGGCAGGGCGCCATGGCGGGCCTGATCGTAGGGCTCACCTTCACCATCATCTACATCGTGCACTTCACGCCCAGCCTGGGCGGCACCGGCGCGCCCGCCAACCTGTGGTTCGGCATCAGCACCCAGGGCATCGGCGTGATCGGCATGCTGCTCAACTTCATCACCGCCCTGATCGTCAGTCGCCTGACCCCCGCCCCCAACGCCGAGATTCAGGAACTGGTGGAAAGCGTCCGCTACCCGGCGGGAGCGGGAGCGGCCAGCGCGGCGCACTGA
- a CDS encoding nitrite/sulfite reductase — MSDIETLKKQKPPFEILRDIYQWAESGQVDAELLDLAKWYGIYPQRPQEDGFLMMRVKVPGGAFSAETLRTVAGISEDFARGTLDVSDRQAFQFHWLSIQDIPQIFDRLETVGLHSKGACGDTVRAVIASPLAGLDAREVFDVRPYAEELDRELSGNPDYGDLPRKFKISLTGTPELEGIHLVNDIGFLAHEVNGEVGFDVWVGGGLGAVAHLAERLGVFIKPEQTLDVAKAITAAYRDHGFRVNRKKSRLKYLIIDMGVEKFREIVENDYLGYKLPDGPSAPVAPFGGNDVLGVHPQKNGQHYLVVATTVGRINPEKARALADLAEKYGSGELRNTPFQNMLIPNVPSENVEALSQELAALNLAPKISLRGTTIACTGIQFCRLALTETKQRTSDLVDYLEPKFADLDVPFTINLTGCSNACTRYQVADLGFMGANHLGEEVYNVHLAGSLGEAQRLGAKLKGRVKAGELERYTEGVLEDFRQGRTAGESFVQYVGRVGQDRFTPDAILGKVPA; from the coding sequence ATGTCAGACATCGAAACCCTGAAAAAGCAAAAACCACCCTTTGAAATCCTGCGAGACATCTACCAATGGGCCGAAAGTGGTCAGGTGGACGCCGAACTCCTCGACCTCGCCAAGTGGTACGGCATCTATCCGCAGCGTCCCCAGGAAGACGGCTTCCTGATGATGCGCGTCAAGGTGCCCGGCGGCGCCTTCAGCGCCGAGACCCTGCGTACTGTCGCGGGAATCAGTGAGGACTTTGCGCGCGGCACCCTCGACGTCAGCGACCGTCAGGCCTTTCAGTTCCACTGGCTGAGCATTCAGGACATTCCGCAGATCTTCGACCGGCTGGAAACGGTCGGGCTGCACTCCAAGGGCGCCTGCGGCGACACGGTGCGCGCCGTGATCGCCTCTCCCCTGGCGGGCCTCGACGCGCGTGAAGTCTTTGACGTGCGTCCCTACGCCGAGGAGCTCGACCGCGAACTCAGCGGCAATCCCGACTACGGCGACCTGCCGCGCAAGTTCAAGATCAGCCTGACCGGCACGCCCGAGCTCGAGGGTATTCACCTGGTGAACGACATCGGCTTCCTGGCCCACGAGGTGAACGGCGAAGTTGGTTTCGACGTGTGGGTCGGCGGCGGCCTGGGCGCGGTCGCGCACCTCGCCGAGCGCCTCGGGGTGTTCATCAAGCCCGAGCAGACCCTGGATGTCGCCAAGGCCATCACCGCCGCCTACCGCGACCACGGATTCCGGGTGAACCGCAAGAAGTCCCGCCTGAAGTACCTGATCATCGACATGGGCGTGGAGAAATTCCGCGAGATCGTCGAAAACGACTACCTGGGCTACAAGCTCCCCGACGGACCCAGCGCGCCCGTCGCGCCCTTCGGCGGCAACGACGTGCTGGGCGTGCACCCGCAGAAAAACGGCCAGCACTACCTGGTCGTCGCGACCACCGTGGGCCGCATCAATCCCGAAAAGGCGCGTGCCCTGGCAGACCTCGCCGAGAAGTACGGCAGCGGCGAACTGCGCAACACTCCTTTCCAGAACATGCTGATTCCCAACGTGCCGAGCGAGAACGTGGAGGCGCTCAGCCAGGAACTCGCGGCGCTCAACCTCGCCCCCAAGATCTCGCTGCGCGGCACCACCATCGCCTGCACCGGCATTCAGTTCTGCCGCCTGGCCCTCACCGAGACCAAGCAGCGCACGAGCGACCTCGTCGATTACCTGGAGCCGAAATTTGCGGACCTCGACGTGCCCTTCACCATTAACCTGACCGGCTGCAGCAACGCCTGCACCCGTTACCAGGTGGCCGATCTGGGCTTCATGGGCGCCAACCACCTGGGCGAGGAAGTCTACAACGTGCACCTCGCGGGCTCGCTCGGTGAAGCCCAGCGCCTGGGCGCCAAGCTCAAGGGACGCGTCAAGGCGGGCGAACTGGAGCGCTACACAGAAGGCGTGCTGGAAGACTTCCGCCAGGGCCGCACCGCCGGGGAGAGCTTCGTGCAGTACGTCGGTCGGGTCGGCCAGGACCGCTTCACCCCCGACGCCATTCTCGGCAAGGTGCCCGCGTGA
- a CDS encoding arginase family protein, protein MAHLPFSGIASFARAPIVESGGEWRSDVAVLGVPFDIALGYRPGARFAPRAIREASLRYALTEEGFYDLESGRTRLAGLRLADAGDVELPSLETELAHARIEEAARQLRARCSLPVFLGGDHSVTYPLLRAFDDVPDLHVVQLDAHLDFTDLRNDTRLSNSSPFRRACEDLPNLTHITTLGLRGLRFDREAVDAARSRGHQLVTMRRLTENLDEVLAVLPTEKAVYLSLDVDAFDPSVLPGTSSPEPDGLTYGLAMGLIREVVRRNHLLAYDVVELAPNLDSSGRSSLLAARLIMETLVEALDAR, encoded by the coding sequence ATGGCGCATCTCCCCTTCTCCGGCATCGCCTCCTTTGCGCGGGCGCCCATCGTTGAAAGCGGGGGCGAGTGGCGCTCGGACGTGGCCGTGCTGGGCGTGCCGTTTGACATCGCCCTCGGTTACCGGCCCGGAGCGCGCTTTGCTCCCCGGGCGATCCGGGAAGCCAGCCTGCGCTACGCCCTGACCGAAGAAGGCTTCTACGACCTCGAAAGTGGCCGCACACGCCTGGCGGGCCTGCGCCTGGCCGACGCCGGCGACGTGGAATTGCCCAGCCTGGAAACCGAACTCGCGCACGCCCGCATCGAGGAAGCGGCCCGGCAGCTCCGCGCGCGCTGCAGCCTCCCGGTGTTTCTGGGCGGCGACCACAGCGTGACGTACCCGCTGCTGCGCGCCTTTGACGACGTGCCGGATCTGCACGTGGTGCAGCTCGACGCGCACCTCGACTTCACCGACCTGCGCAACGACACCCGCCTCAGCAATTCCAGCCCCTTTCGCCGTGCCTGCGAGGACCTGCCCAACCTGACCCACATCACGACCCTGGGTCTGCGCGGGCTGCGCTTTGACCGGGAGGCGGTCGACGCTGCGCGGTCGCGCGGGCACCAGCTGGTCACGATGCGCCGCCTGACCGAGAACCTCGACGAGGTGCTCGCCGTCTTGCCCACGGAAAAGGCAGTCTACCTCTCGCTCGATGTGGACGCCTTCGACCCGAGCGTGCTGCCCGGAACCAGCAGCCCCGAGCCGGACGGGCTGACCTACGGTCTGGCCATGGGGCTCATTCGTGAGGTCGTGCGGCGCAACCACCTGCTGGCGTATGACGTTGTGGAACTCGCACCCAACCTCGACTCGTCGGGGCGCAGCAGCCTGCTCGCCGCGCGCCTGATCATGGAAACCCTGGTCGAGGCCCTCGATGCACGCTGA
- a CDS encoding IclR family transcriptional regulator, with the protein MQTIDKAAQILRAFTPEHPEWGVRELALHVSLTRSSTHQYLQSLGANGFLRRSPTGRYRLSWKLLELSGLLHRSLGWLPPARQELARLADQTRSLAFLCVLELSGGNPVEGRVVCIDRSLGVPEADSQLVQTDVYLPPNATAAGKVLFAHANLKLLNFTPFTPGTITTQDEWDTELERVRQEGYAHAVEEWVPGQCALAAPLFFQGELVAAIGLQWPLDRYERERERLRQQLLQLTERLARLHRTMLR; encoded by the coding sequence ATGCAGACCATCGACAAAGCGGCCCAGATTCTCCGTGCCTTCACGCCCGAACATCCGGAGTGGGGGGTCCGGGAACTGGCCTTGCACGTCTCGCTCACGCGCAGCTCTACACACCAATACCTGCAAAGTCTCGGCGCAAACGGCTTTTTGCGCCGCTCGCCCACCGGGCGCTACCGGCTGTCGTGGAAGCTGCTGGAACTGAGCGGCCTGTTGCACCGTTCGCTCGGATGGTTGCCACCGGCACGCCAGGAACTGGCGCGCCTCGCCGATCAGACGCGTTCGCTGGCCTTTCTGTGCGTGCTGGAATTGTCGGGTGGCAATCCGGTGGAAGGCCGGGTGGTGTGCATTGACCGCTCGTTAGGGGTGCCAGAGGCCGATTCTCAGCTTGTGCAGACCGATGTATATCTCCCCCCAAACGCCACGGCTGCAGGAAAAGTGCTGTTTGCCCACGCCAACCTGAAGCTCTTGAACTTCACCCCGTTTACGCCGGGTACGATCACCACTCAGGACGAGTGGGACACCGAGCTTGAGCGGGTCCGCCAGGAGGGCTACGCGCACGCAGTCGAGGAGTGGGTGCCGGGGCAGTGTGCCCTGGCCGCTCCGCTCTTCTTCCAGGGAGAGCTGGTCGCCGCCATAGGTCTTCAGTGGCCACTCGATCGGTATGAGCGCGAACGCGAACGGCTCCGTCAGCAGCTGTTGCAGCTGACCGAGCGGCTGGCGAGGCTTCATCGCACGATGCTGCGCTAG